One genomic window of Eptesicus fuscus isolate TK198812 chromosome 6, DD_ASM_mEF_20220401, whole genome shotgun sequence includes the following:
- the LOC103304378 gene encoding zinc finger protein 627-like has translation MASSSISVWEKAAPLALALNPDNSVFPSMSLVSFELLTRQWNADQDSVAFEDVAVNFSLEEWALLDSPQKKLYRDVMWETFRNLASIGKKWKDHGIEDLYRNQRRKQGPVVERICDEKAGRQSEDSFIPISDLNLNEKSLGVKPCKYSVCGKAFIQHSSHNGNVRCLTEHKPCNYQKYGEKPYKSYLQCIKKHERNHNGEKPYEYNICGEAFSPSYVQVDEKTQTGETLFKYKEGGIAFSDLSILPAHVIIHTGDELYKCKENEKASISPSLYQIPGRSQSGEKPYECKQCGKAYRDRTSFKTHERSHSGEKPYECKTCRKAFTCLSYLRKHEKMHTGEKPYECKQCGKAFKYYSSLKSHKMSHTGEKRYACMGCGKAYSGPTALKTHQRIHTEEKPYKCKDCGSAFRYYSSLQIHGRSHTGEKPYECKTCGKEFSYLNNLRRHKRVHTGEKFYECKQCGKCYSDYTSFKTHGRSHTGEKPFECKICRKAFGSPNYLRKHKRNHTEEKP, from the exons atggcttcttCCAGtatttctgtctgggagaaagctgcccctctagCTCTTGCCTTAAATCCAGACAATTCAGTTTTTCCTTCTATGTCCCTGGTGTCTTTTGAGCTGCTGACTCGGCAGTGGAACGCAGATCAA GACTCAGTAGCCTTCGAGGATGTGGCTGTGAACTTCTCTCTGGAGGAGTGGGCTTTATTGGATTCTCCACAGAAAAAACTCTACAGAGATGTGATGTGGGAAACCTTCAGGAACCTGGCCTCCATAG gaaagaaatggaaagaccATGGCATTGAAGATCTGTACAGAAACCAGAGGAGAAAACAAGG TCCTGTGGTAGAGAGAATCTGTGATGAGAAAGCGGGTCGGCAGTCTGAAGACAGCTTCATCCCTATTTCAGATCTCAATCTGAATGAGAAATCTCTTGGAGTAAAACCATGTAAATACAGTgtgtgtgggaaagccttcataCAACATTCGTCTCATAATGGGAACGTCAGATGTCTCACTGAACACAAGCCATGTAACTATCAGAAAtatggagagaagccatataaaAGTTATCTCCAATGTATTAAAAAACATGAAAGGAATCACAatggagagaaaccttatgaatATAATATATGTGGTGAAGCCTTCAGTCCCAGCTATGTTCAAGTAGATGAAAAAACTCAGACTGgggaaacactttttaaatataaggaaGGTGGGATAGCATTTAGTGATCTCTCCATCCTTCCAGCACACGTGATCATTCACACTGGAGATGAACTTTATAAATGTAAGGAAAATGAGAAAGCATCCATTTCTCCCAGTTTATATCAAATACCTGGAAGGAGTCAgtctggagagaaaccctatgaatgtaagcaatgtggtaAAGCCTACAGAGATCGCACTTCCTTCAAAACACACGAAAGAAGTCActctggagagaaaccctatgaatgtaaaacATGTAGGAAAGCATTCACTTGTCTCAGTTACCTTcgaaaacatgaaaagatgcacacaggagagaaaccctatgaatgtaagcaatgtggcaaagccttcaaaTATTACAGTTCCTTAAAGTCTCACAAAATGagccacacaggagagaaacgcTATGCATGTATGGGATGTGGTAAAGCTTACAGTGGTCCCACTGCCTTAAAAACACACCAAAGAATTCACACAGAagagaaaccctataaatgtaaGGACTGCGGATCAGCCTTTAGATATTACAGTTCTTTACAAATACATGGAAGATCTCACACTggggagaaaccctatgaatgtaaaacATGTGGAAAAGAGTTTAGTTATCTTAATAATCTTCGAAGACATAAaagagttcacacaggagagaaattctatgaatgtaagcaatgtggtaAATGTTACAGCGATTACACTTCCTTCAAAACACACGGAAGAAGTCATACGGGAGAAAAGCCCTTTGAGTGTAAAATATGTAGAAAAGCATTCGGCAGTCCCAATTATCTTCGAAAGCATAAAAGAAATCACACTGAAGAGAAACCTTAG